A region from the Halomarina litorea genome encodes:
- a CDS encoding archaeosine biosynthesis radical SAM protein RaSEA: MSTPDPDVYEQGRGMDAHNSVMREVRSRNDRTYDPREPTRVWIDEDNTPDGVRQSLTIILNTGGCRWARAGGCTMCGYVAESVEGGTVAHEDLMTQVQACLDHESENADDESELIKIYTSGSFLDEREVPAETRDAIAETFADRERMVVESLPDFVDREKLADFTGRGLETDVAVGLETATDRVRRDCVNKYFDFADFEDACAEAREADAGVKAYLLMKPPFLTEREALEDMVSSVERCSAVEGCHTVSMNPTNVQRHTMVEELYHDGGYRPPWLWSVAAVLERTADADAIVVSDPVGHGSDRGAHNCGECDDRVQRAIKDFDLRQDPSVFEQVSCECEATWEAVLERETSYGMPLTH; this comes from the coding sequence ATGAGTACGCCGGACCCCGACGTCTACGAACAGGGGCGAGGGATGGACGCGCACAACAGCGTGATGCGCGAGGTCCGCTCGCGCAACGACCGCACCTACGACCCGCGCGAACCCACCCGCGTCTGGATCGACGAGGACAACACCCCCGACGGGGTCCGCCAGTCGCTGACCATCATCCTCAACACCGGCGGCTGTCGCTGGGCGCGCGCCGGCGGCTGTACGATGTGTGGCTACGTCGCCGAGTCGGTCGAGGGCGGCACCGTCGCCCACGAGGACCTGATGACGCAGGTGCAGGCGTGTCTCGACCACGAGAGCGAGAACGCGGACGACGAGAGCGAGCTAATCAAGATATACACCTCCGGCAGCTTCCTCGACGAGCGTGAGGTGCCCGCCGAGACGCGCGACGCCATCGCGGAGACGTTCGCCGACCGCGAGCGGATGGTCGTCGAGTCCCTCCCGGACTTCGTCGACCGGGAGAAGCTGGCGGACTTCACCGGGAGAGGGCTGGAGACGGACGTCGCGGTCGGGCTGGAGACGGCCACCGACCGCGTGCGCCGCGACTGCGTCAACAAGTACTTCGACTTCGCCGACTTCGAGGACGCCTGCGCCGAGGCCCGCGAGGCGGACGCGGGGGTCAAGGCCTACCTCCTGATGAAGCCGCCCTTCCTCACCGAACGGGAGGCGCTGGAGGACATGGTCAGTTCCGTCGAGCGCTGTTCGGCCGTCGAGGGCTGTCACACCGTCTCGATGAACCCGACGAACGTCCAGCGCCACACGATGGTCGAGGAACTGTACCACGATGGGGGGTACCGCCCGCCGTGGCTCTGGTCGGTCGCCGCCGTCCTCGAACGCACCGCCGACGCCGACGCCATCGTCGTCTCGGACCCCGTCGGTCACGGCTCCGACCGCGGCGCGCACAACTGCGGGGAGTGCGACGACCGGGTCCAGCGCGCCATCAAGGACTTCGACCTCAGGCAGGACCCGAGCGTCTTCGAGCAGGTGTCCTGCGAGTGCGAGGCGACGTGGGAGGCGGTGCTCGAACGCGAGACGAGTTACGGGATGCCGCTGACGCACTGA
- a CDS encoding aldehyde ferredoxin oxidoreductase family protein codes for MTELGGFQDHVARVDLSSGDVNYESIDEEDAKKYIGARGLGVKYVFDNGTDVDPMSDENLLAMMNGPLTGTQVVMSGRIAICTKSPLTGTVTDSHHGGWSGARLKWAGFDGLLFEGKSEDPVYAVIEDGEVELRDASHLWGMGFHETRDTLEEECEGSYGKNMSVMGIGQAGENGVKYACIMNEDDRSSGRGGTGCVMGNKNLKAVVVKSGTKMPKPADPDTFKKGHQQAMQVIQESDVTAPNEGGLSLYGTNVLMNATEEMDGLPVKNGKYTSTRSFRENEGGDIDAEEVSGENVRENILVDEPTCHSCPVACKKEVEVTTSHKGEDLNVRMESYEYESAWALGPNSMHTDRDRIAVMIDQCNNFGMDTIETGNIIAMAMEMTEEGKLDGLGEGIEWGDVESMIDLIEDIANREGDLAEHLGEGQSHMAEEFDGHDNLLSVKGQAIAAYDPRCMKGMGIAYATSNRGACHLRGYTPAAEILGIPEKVDPYAWEGKGELTATFQDLHAISDSFDICKFNAFAEGIEEYVMQYNGMTGLDVSEEELMTAGERVYNLERYYNNLAGFDGSDDTLPGRFVEGHENAVPGQGGSEGSLCELDRMKEEYYEHRGWVDGVVPDEKLDDLGIDVGPGTGVSSGGDAAAPSDD; via the coding sequence ATGACTGAACTCGGCGGATTCCAAGACCACGTGGCGCGCGTCGACCTGTCCTCGGGCGACGTGAACTACGAGAGCATCGACGAAGAGGACGCCAAGAAGTACATCGGGGCGCGCGGCCTCGGCGTGAAGTACGTCTTCGACAACGGGACCGACGTGGACCCGATGAGCGACGAGAACCTGCTGGCGATGATGAACGGCCCGCTGACGGGCACGCAGGTCGTCATGTCCGGGCGCATCGCCATCTGCACCAAGTCGCCGCTGACGGGTACCGTAACCGACTCCCACCACGGCGGCTGGTCGGGCGCGCGCCTCAAGTGGGCGGGCTTCGACGGCCTCCTCTTCGAGGGCAAGAGCGAGGACCCGGTCTACGCCGTCATCGAGGACGGCGAGGTCGAACTGCGCGACGCCTCCCACCTCTGGGGGATGGGCTTCCACGAGACCCGCGACACCCTCGAGGAGGAGTGCGAGGGCTCCTACGGCAAGAACATGTCCGTCATGGGAATCGGGCAGGCCGGCGAGAACGGCGTCAAGTACGCCTGCATCATGAACGAGGACGACCGCTCCTCGGGCCGCGGCGGCACCGGCTGCGTGATGGGCAACAAGAACCTGAAAGCGGTCGTCGTGAAGTCGGGCACGAAGATGCCCAAACCGGCCGACCCGGACACGTTCAAGAAGGGCCACCAGCAGGCCATGCAGGTCATCCAGGAGTCGGACGTCACCGCGCCCAACGAGGGGGGCCTCTCGCTGTACGGGACGAACGTCCTCATGAACGCGACCGAGGAGATGGACGGCCTCCCCGTCAAGAACGGGAAGTACACCTCGACGCGGTCGTTCCGGGAGAACGAGGGCGGCGACATCGACGCCGAGGAGGTCTCGGGGGAGAACGTCCGCGAGAACATCCTCGTCGACGAGCCGACCTGCCACTCCTGTCCGGTCGCCTGCAAGAAGGAAGTCGAGGTCACCACCTCCCACAAGGGCGAGGACCTCAACGTCCGGATGGAGTCCTACGAGTACGAGTCGGCGTGGGCGCTCGGCCCCAACTCGATGCACACCGACCGTGACCGCATCGCGGTCATGATCGACCAGTGCAACAACTTCGGGATGGACACCATCGAGACGGGCAACATCATCGCCATGGCCATGGAGATGACCGAGGAGGGCAAACTCGACGGCCTCGGCGAGGGCATCGAGTGGGGCGACGTCGAGTCGATGATCGACCTCATCGAGGACATCGCCAACCGCGAGGGTGACCTCGCGGAGCACCTCGGCGAGGGTCAGAGTCACATGGCCGAGGAGTTCGACGGTCACGACAACCTGCTCTCGGTCAAGGGGCAGGCCATCGCGGCCTACGACCCGCGCTGCATGAAGGGGATGGGCATCGCCTACGCCACCTCCAACCGCGGCGCGTGTCACCTGCGCGGGTACACCCCTGCCGCCGAGATTCTCGGCATCCCGGAGAAGGTCGACCCGTACGCGTGGGAGGGGAAGGGCGAACTCACCGCCACCTTCCAGGACCTCCACGCCATCTCCGACTCCTTCGACATCTGCAAGTTCAACGCCTTCGCAGAGGGCATCGAGGAGTACGTCATGCAGTACAACGGCATGACGGGCCTGGACGTGAGCGAGGAGGAGCTCATGACGGCCGGCGAGCGCGTCTACAACCTCGAACGCTACTACAACAACCTCGCCGGGTTCGACGGGAGCGACGACACCCTGCCCGGTCGGTTCGTCGAAGGCCACGAGAACGCCGTCCCCGGTCAGGGCGGCAGCGAGGGCTCGCTCTGTGAGCTCGACCGGATGAAAGAGGAGTACTACGAGCACCGCGGCTGGGTCGACGGCGTCGTCCCGGACGAGAAGCTCGACGACCTCGGCATCGACGTCGGTCCCGGCACGGGCGTCTCCAGCGGCGGCGACGCGGCGGCCCCGAGCGACGACTAG
- a CDS encoding VanZ family protein: protein MARRVPLPLTPPLVRYGLVGLVAGGILLASVVDPPSTGPTPLGPLGLLPLDKWLHALGYGGLTGALAYAMVPRTVPGDGRPERTVLAGLAVAVAVAAGYGFGIELVQGMLPARSFDVADAAANGTGALLAAGGWRLVAARLRPVSFW from the coding sequence ATGGCACGTCGGGTCCCGCTCCCCCTCACGCCCCCGCTCGTCCGCTACGGGCTGGTCGGCCTCGTCGCGGGCGGCATCCTCCTCGCGTCCGTCGTCGACCCGCCCTCGACGGGGCCGACGCCGCTCGGTCCGCTCGGGCTCCTGCCCCTCGACAAGTGGCTCCACGCGCTGGGCTACGGCGGCCTGACGGGGGCGCTGGCCTACGCGATGGTCCCGCGGACGGTCCCCGGGGACGGACGGCCCGAGCGCACGGTCCTCGCCGGCCTCGCGGTCGCCGTGGCGGTCGCCGCGGGGTACGGGTTCGGCATCGAACTCGTCCAGGGGATGCTCCCGGCCCGGTCGTTCGACGTCGCGGACGCCGCGGCGAACGGGACGGGCGCGCTCCTCGCCGCCGGTGGCTGGCGACTGGTCGCCGCCCGCCTGCGGCCCGTCTCGTTCTGGTGA